In Stieleria varia, one genomic interval encodes:
- a CDS encoding dihydrodipicolinate synthase family protein, whose translation MSERISGILTPNITPVDALGRVDEDTLRGYVDWLIERGVDGLYPNGSTGEFVRFTADERRRIVQIVVDQTRGRVPILAGAAEANAKETIAACDAYGEMGVRAVAIVAPFYYRLSEQGVYAYFREIADAVSVDVTLYNIPLFASPIEVGTVVRLASECPRVIGIKDSSGDLPNMMRMISQIRPMRPEFSFLTGWDASLAPMLIIGADGGTNATSGVVPELTRAIHRNVQSGNIDEAMRLQFQLLPLFDALISVGEFPEGFRAGARSRGWNLGAGRAPLSDRQRDMVAAAQREIDALVNEAAHLTDASSNASGDTLTMPTQTIEQIVQKVMRQLGR comes from the coding sequence ATGTCCGAACGAATCTCCGGAATCCTGACGCCCAACATCACGCCGGTCGATGCACTGGGGCGAGTCGACGAAGACACCTTGAGGGGCTATGTCGACTGGTTGATCGAAAGGGGCGTCGACGGGCTGTATCCCAACGGCAGCACCGGCGAGTTCGTACGCTTCACCGCCGACGAACGCCGACGCATCGTCCAGATCGTCGTCGATCAAACGCGTGGGCGTGTTCCGATTCTGGCTGGGGCAGCCGAAGCCAATGCCAAAGAAACGATTGCCGCCTGTGATGCTTACGGCGAAATGGGGGTCCGCGCCGTCGCGATCGTCGCACCGTTCTATTACCGACTCAGCGAACAAGGCGTCTACGCTTACTTTCGCGAAATCGCCGACGCCGTCTCGGTCGACGTCACGCTCTACAACATCCCCCTGTTCGCTTCACCGATCGAAGTCGGCACGGTGGTGCGATTGGCGTCGGAGTGCCCACGCGTGATCGGCATCAAAGATAGCAGTGGCGATTTGCCAAACATGATGCGGATGATTTCACAAATCCGCCCGATGCGTCCCGAGTTCAGTTTCCTCACCGGATGGGACGCTTCGCTGGCACCGATGTTGATCATCGGCGCCGACGGAGGCACGAATGCGACCAGCGGCGTGGTTCCCGAATTGACCCGCGCGATCCATCGCAATGTTCAGTCGGGGAATATCGATGAAGCCATGCGGCTGCAGTTTCAGTTGCTGCCGCTGTTTGACGCACTGATTTCAGTAGGCGAGTTCCCCGAAGGTTTCCGGGCCGGAGCAAGATCACGGGGATGGAACCTTGGCGCAGGACGCGCACCGCTGTCGGATCGCCAACGTGACATGGTCGCCGCAGCCCAACGCGAGATCGACGCGTTGGTCAATGAAGCCGCACATCTGACCGACGCCAGTAGCAACGCCTCGGGCGACACCCTGACCA
- the acpS gene encoding holo-ACP synthase produces MAILGIGTEIVEIVRIATMIETHGEQFLERVYTADEVDYCVGSGNASLNFATRWAAKEAAMKALRCRRQGVRWNEIELEVRPAEGPVIVLHGTAAEVAMRNDVEKLHVSLGGCRTHATAYVIATDDEVM; encoded by the coding sequence ATGGCAATCCTGGGAATCGGTACCGAAATTGTCGAGATTGTGCGGATCGCAACGATGATCGAAACGCACGGTGAACAATTTTTGGAACGCGTCTACACGGCCGATGAAGTGGACTATTGTGTGGGCTCGGGAAACGCATCGCTGAATTTTGCCACCCGCTGGGCGGCCAAGGAAGCGGCGATGAAGGCACTGAGATGTCGCCGCCAAGGTGTTCGCTGGAACGAAATCGAGTTGGAAGTGCGTCCGGCCGAAGGCCCCGTGATCGTGTTGCACGGAACGGCGGCCGAAGTCGCGATGCGAAACGACGTCGAGAAACTGCACGTCAGCTTGGGCGGTTGCCGCACTCACGCGACCGCTTACGTGATCGCAACCGACGACGAAGTGATGTAG
- the trpS gene encoding tryptophan--tRNA ligase: protein MSSADRPVSPSEPTEKSAKGPLRVLSGIQPTGRPHWGNYFGAIRQYIDLQEANEGYYFIADLHALTTVRDAAVLRQNVLDTAMDLLALGLDPTKATLFVQSHIPEVSELCWLLLSGTPMGLLQRCVAYKEKVEKGLPADVGLFTYPVLQAADILAYDSQLVPVGADQVQHIEVCRDIASRFNHQFGDTFVLPKANVLDASAKVPGTDGEKMSKSYDNTLPLFGEVKKISKQIMRITTDSRPMEDPKEPEDDHLFQLFRLFGNPDEIDAMAAMYRRGGFGYGDVKKAIAQSSEAYFADAREKRAELEQNVDYVHQVLAEGAEKARNVAAKVLGRAQSACGLR, encoded by the coding sequence ATGTCGTCCGCTGATCGTCCCGTGTCCCCATCCGAGCCAACCGAGAAATCCGCCAAGGGTCCCTTACGCGTTCTCTCAGGGATCCAGCCGACCGGACGACCGCACTGGGGCAACTACTTCGGCGCGATCCGTCAGTACATCGATCTGCAAGAGGCCAATGAAGGCTACTACTTCATCGCCGACCTGCACGCATTGACCACCGTTCGAGACGCCGCCGTGCTGCGTCAGAATGTGCTCGACACCGCGATGGATCTGCTGGCGTTGGGACTGGACCCGACCAAAGCAACCTTGTTCGTTCAGTCGCACATCCCCGAGGTCAGCGAATTGTGCTGGCTGCTGCTCAGCGGCACGCCGATGGGATTGCTGCAACGCTGCGTGGCGTACAAAGAAAAGGTTGAGAAAGGATTGCCGGCCGACGTGGGGTTGTTTACTTATCCGGTTTTGCAAGCCGCAGACATCCTTGCCTATGACAGCCAACTGGTGCCGGTGGGTGCCGATCAAGTTCAGCACATCGAGGTATGCCGCGACATCGCTAGTCGTTTCAACCATCAGTTCGGCGACACCTTTGTCTTGCCGAAAGCCAATGTGTTGGACGCCAGCGCCAAAGTACCGGGCACCGACGGCGAAAAGATGAGCAAGAGCTACGACAACACGCTGCCGCTGTTCGGCGAAGTGAAAAAAATCAGCAAACAGATCATGAGGATCACGACGGACAGTCGGCCGATGGAGGATCCCAAAGAACCCGAGGACGACCACTTGTTCCAACTGTTCCGATTATTCGGCAACCCGGACGAGATCGATGCGATGGCCGCGATGTACCGACGTGGAGGCTTCGGCTACGGGGACGTCAAGAAGGCGATCGCCCAATCCAGTGAAGCCTACTTTGCCGACGCCCGAGAAAAACGTGCAGAATTGGAACAGAATGTGGATTACGTCCACCAAGTGCTTGCAGAGGGAGCGGAAAAGGCTCGCAATGTCGCCGCAAAAGTCTTGGGCCGCGCCCAATCGGCTTGCGGGCTAAGATAA
- the ispG gene encoding (E)-4-hydroxy-3-methylbut-2-enyl-diphosphate synthase, with protein MTIERNTTREVKIGSICVGNHNPIAVQSMTATKTQNIDATVQQAEALRAAGAGVVRIAVDSDKDAAALAEIRRQTTANLAVDLQENFRLAQIVAPNVDKIRYNPGHLYHHQRDKPWQDKVRFIIDQAVEHDCAIRIGVNCGSVDPDKKEKYDPEDSITPMLESALEHCDFVDSLGFHRYVVSLKDSDPQKVIEVNRRFAERRPDVPLHLGVTEAGMPPDGIIKTRIAFEQLIGHGIGDTVRVSLTVPNPRKPEEIQAGLQIIEDIHAGRVRTVVKLNDHSLNIISCPSCSRVENEAFIDLAQSVKEMSAYAKDYDITIAVMGCRVNGPGETDDADLGLWCGPAKVNLKRGTEALGAFGYDEILPRLKQELDQLIASK; from the coding sequence ATGACCATCGAGCGTAACACGACACGCGAAGTCAAGATCGGTTCCATCTGCGTCGGCAACCACAACCCGATTGCCGTTCAGAGCATGACGGCGACGAAGACACAGAATATCGATGCCACTGTCCAGCAGGCCGAAGCGTTGCGGGCGGCCGGTGCAGGTGTTGTCCGAATCGCCGTTGACAGCGACAAAGATGCCGCAGCCTTGGCTGAGATTCGCAGACAAACCACGGCGAACTTGGCCGTCGATCTGCAGGAGAACTTTCGTCTCGCCCAAATCGTCGCACCAAACGTGGACAAGATCCGGTACAACCCCGGACACTTGTACCATCATCAACGCGACAAGCCGTGGCAGGACAAAGTTCGGTTCATCATCGACCAAGCCGTCGAGCACGACTGTGCCATCCGCATTGGTGTCAATTGCGGCAGCGTCGATCCGGACAAGAAAGAAAAGTATGATCCGGAGGACTCGATCACCCCGATGCTCGAAAGTGCGTTGGAGCATTGCGACTTCGTCGATTCGCTCGGATTTCATCGCTACGTCGTTTCACTCAAAGACAGTGATCCGCAGAAAGTGATTGAAGTCAATCGTCGGTTTGCCGAGCGGCGTCCCGATGTGCCTTTGCATTTGGGGGTCACCGAAGCAGGCATGCCTCCGGATGGGATCATCAAGACTCGGATCGCCTTTGAACAGTTGATCGGCCACGGCATCGGCGACACCGTGCGTGTCTCGCTGACCGTGCCCAATCCACGCAAACCGGAAGAAATTCAGGCGGGATTGCAGATCATTGAAGACATCCATGCCGGTCGCGTGCGCACGGTGGTGAAGCTGAATGACCATTCGCTGAACATCATCAGTTGTCCGAGTTGCTCACGCGTGGAGAACGAGGCGTTCATCGATTTGGCGCAAAGCGTGAAAGAAATGTCCGCGTATGCCAAGGATTACGACATCACGATCGCCGTCATGGGCTGTCGGGTGAACGGTCCCGGCGAAACCGACGACGCAGACCTGGGGCTTTGGTGTGGTCCTGCGAAAGTCAATCTGAAACGTGGAACGGAAGCCTTGGGGGCGTTCGGCTACGACGAAATCCTGCCACGTCTGAAGCAAGAACTCGATCAACTGATCGCGTCCAAGTGA
- a CDS encoding 5'/3'-nucleotidase SurE: protein MNVLLTNDDGIDAPGLTTLHRCVTETLGDQVSQLVVVAPDRGRSECSHSVTTGEDLYIEEIRPGWFALNGTPVDCLRAALFGLKFEPDFVLSGVNAGANLGVNLMVSGTFAAARESATLGVPAMAVSHYRRHDVAKTWDHVPRWVEQTLKEFAEVALRYRQAKNVTDEAKTPPLWNVNLPAVDPSTPSVPRERCPVDCNPITRTATIDEGRVVYELDFHGRPRSRGSDVERCFAGSLTISDLSPFFRTLASRTSGFLA from the coding sequence TTGAATGTTCTGCTCACCAATGACGACGGGATCGACGCGCCGGGTTTGACGACGCTGCATCGATGCGTTACCGAAACCTTGGGGGACCAAGTTTCTCAGCTCGTTGTCGTCGCGCCCGACCGCGGACGGAGCGAGTGTTCGCACAGTGTGACGACGGGTGAGGACCTGTACATCGAAGAGATCCGACCGGGTTGGTTTGCGCTCAATGGGACGCCGGTGGACTGTTTGCGAGCCGCACTGTTCGGTTTGAAGTTCGAGCCTGACTTTGTTTTGTCGGGCGTCAACGCCGGTGCCAACTTGGGTGTCAATCTGATGGTCAGCGGTACGTTTGCCGCAGCCAGGGAGTCGGCAACGTTGGGCGTACCGGCGATGGCGGTTTCGCACTACCGACGACACGATGTCGCCAAGACTTGGGACCACGTGCCACGTTGGGTAGAGCAGACATTAAAGGAGTTCGCCGAAGTCGCACTTCGGTACCGGCAGGCCAAGAACGTGACCGACGAAGCGAAGACGCCGCCTCTGTGGAACGTCAACTTGCCCGCCGTGGATCCGTCGACACCGAGCGTTCCCCGGGAAAGATGCCCGGTGGACTGCAACCCGATCACACGGACGGCGACTATCGATGAAGGTCGCGTCGTGTACGAATTGGATTTCCACGGTCGACCGAGAAGTCGTGGAAGCGATGTGGAGCGTTGCTTCGCAGGCTCACTGACCATCAGCGATCTGTCCCCGTTCTTTCGTACGTTAGCCTCTCGTACGTCAGGCTTTCTAGCCTGA
- a CDS encoding PQQ-binding-like beta-propeller repeat protein has translation MSRLFSSGLANKPIASFLAVLVTAALVSSDLLHAEDWARFRGPGGAGVVDSTDSIPTQWSPEANLAWKTEMPGPGVSSPIIVGSKVFVTCYSGYGLDQQNPGDMNNLVRHLVCVDLQTGEKLWQKDVPAALPEDPYSGIGVTAHGYASHTPVSDGKNVYAFFGKSGVHAFDLDGNALWQADVGKESDPPKWGSSSSPIVHKDTVIVTAAAESQAIVGLDKTTGKELWRQEAQGLDNMWGTPALVQVDDGRTDLVMSVAKELWGLDPETGKLRWYADATGADQAHSSVILDGQRAFVFSGRGGGSVAVDVGGKGDISDDRTVWTGNDTGSFATPVKHDSKIYVVSNGVVTVVDAASGDKLDQVRLEGAQRGGGRFGSLDYPSPVAVGDRLFYLNGSGQMFVFQLGDQTKQIAVNRVTTESESFGGTPAISDGRMVLRSSKHLYCVTNKNEKVAPADSVTKADEPQAEESPQRGGFGGGRGGPGGGPGGGPGGGPGGGPGGGPGGGRGPGGAGGGGRFDPMAIFNERDANKDGKLTADELAGSPMADRMDQMDKDGDKAVSQEEYRAGMAAMFGGGRGGNRGGRGGPGGGQGNRPDRPQRPEMAS, from the coding sequence ATGAGTCGCCTGTTCTCCAGCGGATTGGCCAACAAGCCGATCGCTTCATTTCTGGCCGTTCTGGTCACCGCCGCTTTGGTTTCCTCCGACCTGCTGCACGCCGAAGATTGGGCCCGGTTCCGGGGACCGGGAGGCGCCGGCGTCGTGGATTCGACCGACTCGATTCCCACGCAATGGTCGCCCGAGGCAAATCTCGCCTGGAAAACGGAAATGCCCGGCCCGGGCGTTTCCAGCCCGATCATCGTCGGCTCGAAAGTCTTTGTGACCTGCTACTCGGGCTACGGACTGGACCAGCAAAACCCAGGTGACATGAACAACCTGGTTCGTCACCTCGTCTGTGTCGACTTGCAAACGGGCGAAAAACTATGGCAGAAAGACGTCCCCGCAGCACTGCCGGAGGATCCCTATTCCGGGATCGGCGTGACCGCCCACGGCTACGCGTCGCACACACCGGTGTCGGACGGCAAGAACGTCTACGCGTTCTTTGGCAAGAGCGGCGTCCACGCGTTCGATCTTGACGGCAACGCGTTGTGGCAAGCCGATGTGGGCAAGGAGTCCGATCCGCCGAAATGGGGCTCGTCCTCCAGCCCGATCGTCCACAAAGACACCGTCATCGTGACCGCAGCAGCCGAAAGCCAAGCGATCGTGGGCCTGGACAAAACGACCGGCAAAGAACTCTGGCGTCAGGAAGCCCAAGGACTGGACAACATGTGGGGCACACCGGCCCTGGTCCAAGTCGACGATGGACGAACGGACCTTGTCATGAGTGTCGCCAAAGAACTTTGGGGCCTGGATCCCGAGACCGGCAAACTGCGTTGGTATGCCGATGCGACCGGTGCTGACCAAGCACACTCCAGCGTGATCCTGGACGGTCAACGCGCGTTTGTCTTCTCCGGACGCGGCGGCGGCAGCGTTGCCGTGGATGTCGGCGGCAAAGGAGACATCAGTGACGACAGAACCGTCTGGACGGGCAACGACACGGGCAGCTTTGCAACACCGGTCAAACACGACTCCAAGATTTACGTCGTTTCCAACGGTGTCGTCACCGTGGTCGATGCAGCCAGCGGAGACAAACTTGATCAAGTCCGCTTGGAGGGCGCTCAACGCGGCGGCGGCCGCTTCGGCTCGTTGGACTATCCCTCACCCGTCGCGGTCGGTGATCGATTGTTCTATCTCAACGGCAGCGGACAAATGTTTGTGTTTCAGTTGGGCGACCAGACCAAACAGATCGCGGTCAACCGCGTCACCACAGAAAGCGAATCCTTTGGCGGAACTCCGGCGATCAGCGACGGACGCATGGTCTTGCGTAGCTCCAAGCATCTGTACTGCGTGACGAACAAGAACGAAAAGGTTGCCCCGGCGGACTCCGTCACCAAGGCCGATGAGCCACAAGCAGAAGAATCGCCGCAGCGCGGAGGATTTGGTGGTGGCCGAGGTGGACCAGGCGGCGGACCGGGCGGCGGACCGGGCGGCGGACCGGGCGGCGGACCGGGCGGCGGACCGGGCGGCGGACGCGGCCCTGGGGGTGCGGGTGGCGGTGGCCGTTTCGATCCGATGGCGATTTTCAACGAGCGTGACGCCAACAAAGACGGCAAGCTGACGGCCGATGAACTGGCGGGCAGCCCGATGGCCGATCGCATGGATCAGATGGACAAAGACGGCGACAAAGCGGTCTCGCAAGAGGAGTACCGCGCCGGAATGGCCGCGATGTTCGGTGGCGGACGCGGCGGAAACCGTGGCGGGCGAGGTGGCCCCGGTGGCGGACAAGGCAACCGCCCGGATCGCCCGCAACGCCCAGAAATGGCTTCGTAA
- a CDS encoding AAA family ATPase — protein MSTTVEAMQAEAEAFRSRYTEVREMIGRVIVGHDDIVHGVLTAMLCGGHCLLEGVPGLGKTMLVRTLAEVMHLNFNRIQFTPDLMPADILGTNMIVEDDAGRRKFEFQKGPVFTQILLADEINRATPKTQSAMLETMQEGTVTAGGHRYTLDKPFFVLATQNPIEQEGTYPLPEAQLDRFLFKLVVGYSNREDLNIIVDRTTRGEKADLHRVMDGEEVIKWQQLVRGVILAPHVQDYLVRLTMATHPDGPQSVDATNNYVRWGSSPRGAQTLALASKVRALLEGRYNVSFEDVRRVYLPAMRHRVLLNFEAQAEGIEADKVLLDILEKVPEKAD, from the coding sequence ATGAGCACTACCGTCGAAGCGATGCAAGCCGAAGCCGAAGCGTTTCGCAGTCGTTACACCGAAGTTCGCGAGATGATCGGCCGAGTCATTGTGGGCCACGATGACATCGTCCATGGCGTCCTGACGGCGATGTTGTGCGGCGGCCACTGCTTGCTCGAGGGCGTCCCAGGGCTGGGGAAGACGATGCTGGTGCGGACGTTGGCCGAAGTCATGCATTTGAACTTCAACCGCATTCAATTCACGCCCGACCTGATGCCCGCGGACATTTTGGGCACCAACATGATTGTCGAAGACGACGCGGGGCGGCGGAAGTTTGAGTTTCAAAAGGGGCCTGTTTTCACACAGATCTTGCTTGCCGACGAAATCAACCGCGCCACCCCCAAGACCCAGTCGGCGATGCTGGAGACCATGCAGGAAGGCACGGTGACCGCGGGCGGGCATCGATACACCCTGGACAAGCCATTCTTTGTGCTGGCGACCCAGAACCCGATTGAGCAAGAAGGCACCTACCCGCTGCCCGAAGCCCAGTTGGACCGGTTCCTGTTCAAGCTGGTGGTCGGCTACAGCAACCGAGAAGATTTGAACATCATCGTCGATCGGACCACGCGTGGCGAAAAGGCCGACTTGCATCGGGTGATGGACGGCGAAGAAGTCATCAAGTGGCAGCAATTGGTTCGCGGAGTCATCTTGGCACCGCACGTCCAGGATTATTTGGTGCGTTTGACCATGGCGACGCACCCCGACGGACCTCAATCGGTCGACGCGACCAACAACTACGTCCGCTGGGGCAGCAGCCCACGGGGGGCTCAAACCCTCGCCCTAGCCTCCAAAGTGCGTGCGTTGCTGGAAGGCCGTTACAACGTCAGTTTCGAAGACGTCCGACGGGTCTACTTGCCCGCCATGCGACACCGTGTCCTGCTCAATTTTGAAGCTCAGGCGGAGGGCATCGAAGCCGACAAGGTTTTGCTGGATATCTTGGAAAAAGTGCCGGAAAAAGCGGACTGA
- a CDS encoding PstS family phosphate ABC transporter substrate-binding protein: MKRFLGNGFLACLVCLVAVTGCGPKTTTATTDSTTAEATSSDPAGSDSAGSGTAEVSNMSGTIKINGSSTVAPISDAVREKFIKQYPNVTVNVDGAGTGNGFKDFQKKATDISDASRPIKPGELDACRENGVQFIEIPVAYDGLTIVVHPDNDWVKTMTIEQLKKIFVAGSEAKKWSDVDAAWPAEEINIFAPGTGSGTYDYFREVVADGEGESLRNDMNLNEDDNILVQGVAGNKYSIGFFGVAYYEESKDKLKAVEIVNPEDGTAYLPTTENIASNKYAPFSRPLFIYVSTASLPRAEVATFVDFYLENVSELCEKVGYVRLPEEIIAKGRENLDNEAIGTHFVDAEGNKRSGPLAANFKAENLTK, translated from the coding sequence ATGAAACGTTTTCTTGGAAATGGCTTCTTGGCCTGCCTCGTTTGCCTTGTCGCCGTCACAGGCTGTGGGCCAAAGACCACCACCGCGACAACCGATTCGACCACGGCTGAAGCCACGTCCAGTGACCCAGCCGGCAGTGATTCAGCAGGCAGCGGCACGGCAGAAGTGTCGAACATGAGTGGCACGATCAAGATCAACGGCAGCTCGACCGTCGCGCCCATTAGCGATGCTGTTCGGGAGAAATTCATCAAGCAATACCCCAACGTCACAGTCAACGTCGACGGTGCTGGCACGGGCAACGGATTCAAGGACTTTCAAAAGAAAGCCACCGACATCTCCGACGCCTCACGTCCGATCAAACCGGGCGAATTGGACGCATGCCGCGAAAATGGCGTGCAGTTCATCGAGATCCCCGTCGCGTATGACGGACTGACCATCGTCGTGCACCCCGACAACGACTGGGTCAAGACGATGACGATCGAGCAACTCAAGAAGATCTTTGTCGCCGGTTCAGAAGCCAAGAAATGGAGCGATGTCGATGCAGCTTGGCCCGCCGAAGAAATCAACATCTTCGCCCCGGGAACCGGATCGGGAACCTACGACTATTTCCGTGAAGTGGTTGCCGATGGCGAGGGTGAGTCGCTTCGCAACGACATGAACCTGAATGAAGACGACAATATCTTGGTCCAAGGCGTTGCGGGCAACAAATACTCCATCGGTTTCTTTGGCGTCGCCTATTACGAAGAAAGCAAGGACAAGCTCAAGGCGGTTGAAATCGTCAACCCTGAGGACGGGACCGCGTATCTGCCGACCACCGAAAACATCGCCAGCAACAAGTACGCTCCGTTCAGCCGCCCGCTGTTCATCTACGTCAGCACGGCATCGCTGCCTCGCGCCGAAGTGGCGACCTTCGTCGACTTTTACCTGGAGAACGTCTCGGAGTTGTGCGAAAAAGTCGGCTACGTGCGTTTGCCCGAGGAAATTATCGCCAAAGGCCGGGAAAACCTGGACAACGAGGCGATCGGCACCCATTTCGTCGATGCCGAAGGCAACAAGCGAAGTGGCCCCCTGGCAGCCAATTTCAAAGCAGAAAACCTGACCAAGTAG
- the pstC gene encoding phosphate ABC transporter permease subunit PstC, with the protein MSVPKALQKREFRSTDLSVLVERVIVFMLAACALTTVLITVGIIYMLVSESAGFFSSEEVTVKGFLTDTEWTALQSSELENAKFGILPLLSGTLRVTFIAMIIALPLGLITAIYLSEFASKRIRSWLKPTLEIIAGVPTVVLGYFAILVISPSLQLISGGAFATFNATSAGIAVGILCLPMVCSLSEDAMRAVPRSLREGAYGLGCTSFETAVKVVVPAALSGIISAFLLAFSRAIGETMVVALAAGTLPTLTADPTRQAQTMTGFIVEMIKSESEYGTVQYYSLYAVAITLFLITFLMTLVGQIIRRRYQESYQ; encoded by the coding sequence ATGTCCGTGCCCAAAGCGCTCCAAAAACGCGAGTTTCGATCGACGGATCTCAGCGTCCTGGTGGAACGCGTGATCGTTTTTATGCTGGCCGCCTGTGCGCTGACGACGGTGCTGATCACCGTGGGCATCATTTACATGCTCGTCAGCGAAAGTGCGGGCTTTTTCAGTAGCGAAGAAGTCACGGTCAAAGGCTTTTTGACCGACACCGAGTGGACGGCATTGCAATCCAGCGAACTGGAGAATGCCAAATTCGGGATCCTGCCGCTGCTCAGCGGAACGCTCCGAGTGACATTCATCGCGATGATCATCGCCCTGCCGCTGGGGTTGATCACCGCAATCTACCTGAGCGAGTTTGCGTCCAAGCGGATTCGGTCGTGGCTCAAGCCGACCTTGGAAATCATCGCGGGGGTCCCCACCGTCGTGCTGGGTTACTTTGCCATCCTGGTCATCAGCCCGTCGCTGCAACTGATCAGCGGCGGCGCGTTCGCCACGTTCAACGCGACCAGCGCGGGAATCGCCGTCGGTATCCTTTGCCTGCCGATGGTCTGCAGCCTTTCCGAGGACGCGATGCGAGCCGTCCCTCGTTCGCTGCGAGAGGGCGCCTACGGTTTGGGGTGCACTTCGTTTGAGACCGCCGTCAAAGTCGTCGTGCCGGCGGCGCTCAGTGGAATCATCTCCGCGTTCCTGTTGGCCTTCAGTCGTGCCATCGGCGAGACGATGGTCGTTGCCTTGGCTGCGGGCACGTTGCCCACGTTGACGGCAGACCCGACGCGTCAAGCACAAACGATGACGGGTTTCATCGTTGAGATGATCAAGAGCGAGAGCGAATACGGCACGGTCCAGTATTACAGTCTGTACGCGGTCGCGATCACCTTGTTCCTGATCACGTTCCTAATGACTTTGGTGGGCCAAATCATTCGACGCCGTTATCAGGAGTCGTATCAGTGA
- a CDS encoding PstA family ABC transporter permease: MSKVKARAAAKASTPKALAEPDLEYQARNSKRREATSRWFYVLCVGIALLSVLILVVLLVSIGYQGQSRLRPSLLTNAHSELEIEQSGMWPAILGSLAVCGVCALAAMPLGIGTAIFLEEFKPTNKIARMIHGFVQLNISNLAGVPSIVYGLLGLTVFVYMFNVFGQIKVNESNGWEIVGAEHYYQVLSLERGQVVMIPQADPEQRQLTVTEPTVGVDADGNEVSIAIWEPGTPKPTDPEVRKRTVRKGAIGGTITERAWYYFRLPFDKSFLAAGLTLALVILPIIIISSQEALRSVSPSLREASSGLGATTWQTVRNVCLPAALPGVMTGAILAMGRAIGEAAPILVVLGAAVAKGTGPQNMMDTAVTMPVLIFNWSGRQQDEFRELAAAAIIVLLIILLILNSAAIYIRHKMQQH; this comes from the coding sequence GTGAGTAAGGTCAAAGCAAGAGCGGCCGCCAAAGCGAGTACCCCCAAAGCCTTGGCCGAGCCGGATCTGGAGTACCAAGCACGCAACAGCAAGCGACGTGAGGCGACCAGTCGCTGGTTTTACGTGCTGTGTGTCGGCATCGCATTGTTGAGCGTGCTGATTCTGGTCGTTTTGTTGGTCTCGATCGGCTATCAAGGACAATCGCGGTTGCGGCCCAGTTTGCTGACCAACGCACACAGCGAATTGGAAATCGAACAGAGTGGAATGTGGCCTGCGATCCTCGGCTCCCTCGCGGTATGCGGCGTGTGTGCTTTGGCCGCCATGCCGCTGGGAATCGGCACGGCGATCTTCTTGGAAGAGTTCAAACCGACCAACAAGATCGCCCGAATGATTCACGGGTTCGTGCAACTGAATATTTCAAATCTCGCCGGTGTCCCATCGATCGTTTACGGGCTGCTGGGACTGACGGTGTTTGTCTACATGTTCAACGTGTTCGGGCAAATCAAAGTGAACGAGTCCAACGGTTGGGAAATCGTGGGCGCCGAGCATTACTATCAAGTCCTGTCGCTCGAGAGAGGCCAGGTGGTGATGATTCCACAAGCCGATCCCGAGCAGCGGCAGTTGACCGTCACGGAGCCCACCGTCGGTGTCGATGCCGACGGAAACGAAGTATCCATCGCCATATGGGAACCGGGCACGCCCAAACCGACCGATCCGGAAGTTCGCAAACGAACCGTCCGAAAGGGCGCGATCGGCGGGACGATCACGGAGCGCGCCTGGTACTATTTTCGCCTGCCCTTTGACAAAAGCTTCCTGGCTGCGGGGCTCACGCTTGCCCTGGTGATTTTGCCGATCATCATCATCTCCTCCCAAGAAGCATTGCGGAGTGTGTCGCCGTCGCTGCGTGAAGCCTCCTCCGGTTTGGGCGCCACCACATGGCAAACCGTCCGCAACGTTTGTTTGCCCGCGGCCTTGCCCGGCGTGATGACCGGCGCGATCTTGGCCATGGGCCGTGCCATTGGCGAAGCCGCCCCGATCCTGGTGGTCTTGGGAGCTGCGGTTGCCAAAGGAACCGGTCCTCAGAACATGATGGATACGGCCGTGACGATGCCGGTTTTGATTTTCAACTGGTCGGGACGTCAGCAAGACGAATTCAGGGAGCTTGCGGCTGCCGCCATCATCGTGTTGCTGATCATTCTGCTGATCCTAAATTCGGCTGCGATCTACATCCGCCATAAAATGCAACAACATTGA